TTCGCCCTGTGCCCAGCGCCGCGACTCCTCGCGCTCCGTAGCTCCCGCAGCCGCCCCAACATCTGGCAGCCGCGCCCCGCCCCTGGCGCCGCAGCCaatgggcggggcggggcccaaGTGGCCCCGCCTCTCGGGCCCGGCCCGGGGCGAGCCCCACGCCCACTCCCCACTTGGTTCCAGCTCTGTGGAGCGGGGCGGGACTGCTGCTACAAGGCCGGGCCGGCCCCCGACTCCCCGACGCCCCAGCGGTTGAGTCGACTCCAGTTTGCTTCGTGACCCAGAACGAGTCGcttcctcacagcagccccgATTTCCCCATTTTTATCAGGACAGAGCTGCGGTCCCTCCTTCGGGGGCCCCTTGAGCACGCGGCTGCCCCGGCGGCGGCGCCCTTGTGCGGGCAGTGCGCCCCCAGTCGCCGGGCCTCAGGGCCCAACCCACTGGACCCGCTCCCGGAGTGGGCCGTGACAATCCCTGGAAGTGGTGGGAGGGCCCGGCCCCCTCGGCGCACTCCGGGAACGCGGGACGTCTAACCTCCGCCAAGCCTCTCCATCCCGCGTCTGGGCCCAGCTGCGCCGGGCCGCCCTCTAGTGGGGAGCCGCGGCTTGTCACGGCGATTCCTGCGGTGACCTCTGCATTCTCTCGCCGGCCGCAGGCCACCTGCAGAATGAGAGCGAACGCAGGGGAGTGAGTTAGGGTGCCCGCTCTCCAGCGGGAAGGGTCAGAGCGTGTTCTGTCCCCAAGGGCTCCGTGACTGCAGGCCGAGTTCAAGGATGCCGTCTACCTGGAGACAGAGCAGCCAGTAGACAGAAAAATGCCGGGGATGAGTGCGAGGCTAGCTTGGAAGGGGGGACTCACAGAGGAAGTGGCATTCTGTATGGGATGTGGATGAGCCACCACGGAGAGATCGAGGGGCGAACTCTAGGCAGAGGAATCAGCCAGTTAAAGGCCCTGAGAGGACAGGAGGTGGAAAGGGCTTTACATAAAGAAGGCCCAAGATGCCCCGGCCGGAGTGGCCCGGTGGGGTGGAGCATCATCTCTCCGTGATGGAAGGGTTACAGGTTCCATTCCTACACTTCTTTCTCTCgtgacgtttctctctcccttcctctctgaaagcaatgaaaaaaaaaatgtcctttgatgaggaaataaaaaaggccCAAGATAGCTAGGCAGTTGGGGGAGTGAGGAGTTCTGCAAAACCAGGCTCCTAGCAGCCTGAGAAACACGAGGTCTTGGCTGTTCTTGGTGTGGCGGGGGCGCTGAGGGCTTTTGAGCAGGAAGGACCGGGGCTGGCTCCTGCCTACGGAACCCCAGCTGCTCTGGGAGGGCCGCTCTGTACTCCGAACCTAGGCTCCTGACCTCATCCAGCCCAGGAGGGGAGGACCTGGGCCCTGGTGCGGCTGATGCACAAAAGAGGGCAACTTTGGGGTATGTTTTGGAGCTAAAATCAATCCTTGCCGATGCATGAACATGAGCAGGGAAGGAGCGTCAAGCAGGACTCCTGGATTTCTTGCCTGAACATCTGGTCGGATGGGACTGTCGTGAATGGATCCAGGGAAGACTGGAGGAGAGGGTTTGGGGTTGGAAAAATCAAATGATTGTTTGTGGACATGTGACCCTTGAGATGTCTGTTAGACATCCAAGGGACGATGCGGGGCAGGGGGACTCAGCCACTGGGCGTGTGGCTCTGGAGTTTGGGGGAGAAATCAGCGCTGAATGCTTggacctgggaggcagagccAGTGGGTGGTACTTGAGGCCGTGTGCCCAGATGTGATGGCAAAGGTGAGTTCCGCAGTCAGGACTGAGCCCTGGGACACCCCACCCAGTGGAGTCAGGGAAGATGAAAGAGAACTGGCAAAGGGGGCAAGCAGGAACagccagggaggggggaggaaaaagagagtggGAGCTTAGGAACTCTGAGGAGCAAGCGCCAGAGGCGGCCAAGGAGGTGAGACTGGAGAAGGAACTGAGAGGACCCCAACCAGGGCAGCGCCAAGGGGGACAGAGGGGTGAGCGACCTTGACTTAGGGAGCGGGAGAGGGTGAGAGGTCAGGAACCGGAGAGCGAGCAACGGTACACAACTTTTCCAACAAGACTTTATttcctttcagagagaggggaagggagggagaaagagaaggagagaaacatcaatgtgtggttgcctctcacacgcccccaactagggacttggcgcacaacccaggcatgtgccctgacggggcaTCGAACCGACgccctttcagttcacagaccggtgctcaatgcactgagccacaccagccagggctagacagctttttatttttatttatttattttttaagattttatttatttatttttagagagggaagggagggagatagagagagagagagaaacatcaatgtgcggttgctgggggtcatggcctgcaacccaggcatgtgccctgacggggcaTCGAACCGACgccctttcagttcacagaccggtgctcaatccactgagccacaccagccagggctagacagctttttaaaaattgacttgtAAATATAACAAGTGGACAACTCTCAAAGGTACAgctcaataaacatgaaaatctgTAGACACTGGTGCAACTGTCGCCCGGATGAAGATACAGAATATCCCCGGCCACTCCCGGAGGCCACTTGGATGTCCCCGAAGATAACCACTCTTCTGTGTGATTTCTGTCACCATGGGTTCCTTTCGCTTGATGCAGGCAAACAACTTCCGGAGGTTTTGCTGGCGGCGGGGCTCAGATTAGGTGGGCAGATAATGTTCAGACGGGGGCTGGCGGTCGGCGCTCAGCCTCCGTGGGCGAGCAGGTTTCCTGGGTACTGCCTTCACTTggtcttagccaaaaggccgagaagcgatCCCGGGCACTGTCTTGCTTTGTCTCCGAGGACGGCATGACCACGCCTTCCCTgagtctgtttccccatctgaagCTCAACCCTTGTCCCCTCACATCCATCTACTTCAGGCCGTGGGAATGAAAGGGGGGGCTCACTGTGAGCGGTGAAGAGCTGGGGCTTCACAGGTCTCTGGAGGCTTGTGTGGAGTCTACAGCTCGGTCGCCGGGAACGGGcggggctgcaggctgggaggCCCGGGAGGCCCGCCCACCCGTGTGTTTGAGCAGCTCACCTGGCAACAGGTGGGCCTGACAGTCTGCTTTTCCAGAGTCTCCTCTGCCATCCGTGTCTTTAGGGCACACAATGGTGCTGTTCAGGCCCCTGGCACTGCTTCTTGCTCTGGTTGTCGCTGGTGaggagctggtgggtgggggaaCCCTCGTCCTCACCACCACCTGCACCCCCGAACTCCGTAGTGGAGTGGAGACCTGGTTTTTCTCAGATAAGCAAGCTATcacggggggcaggggctgggggagaggcaggaagccctgaccctccttcctctcttggCTTCTTCCTCAATGGAGTCCTCGCTCCCAGTCTGTGAAATGAGCCGGCCTATGGCTGGATACGGGGGGAAAGGGGGGCCCTGTGGCAGACGGGCGGAACCACCCTCAGGCGTGTGGTTCCCTGTGCACGGGCCCCCAGCCTGATCGTGTCTTCCTCACAGACCGCCACTGCCTGCCCTGGTCCGTGAGTATCTCTGAGAGACAGGGGCCCGGCGCCGTCTTCCAGTCCCTCTCCTTGAACTGCTCTTCACACGTGCCCACCTTGAAGCTGCTGCGCGTGCGGCCACCCACTACCTTCTTCGACGCACTCAACCTCAGCGTAACCACGTGGCAGGGGACCTATATGGGAAAGGTGGGGACATGGGCACAGCTGGGGACCGGGGGGTGCAAGGGCAGACCCTGAATTGACAAAGCcagagggggtgcagggggaaggAGCGTCTAGGCCCCATATGGCACTGCCCCTTGCCACAGCTGACCTTGAACAACACGGCCCGGCTGGACACCCTGGCCGTGAGCCACTACGAGCTACAGCTGCAGGTCACGTGTGGCACCCTTGTGATGGAAGGGCCACTCTCCGTTGATGTGCAGCGGGACCCCGACCATATCCAGTGTGCGGGCCGATTCATCAGCCCAGGTGAGAccaggggcagcaggcaggggtgggcaggaatGGTCTGAACAGAGCCTCTCTGACCTCCCCTTTGGCCGCCTGGGGAAGTCATCCAGGTGCCGGAAACCGTCACACCCGGGGCCAGACTGTACACTTTGCTGCTCCCAGACCTAAGACTCCAGGGAGCCCAGGTGAGCCCAGCACACGGGCAGTGTTGGGGCGGGGCCAAGGGGGCGGCAGAATGGAGGAGGCATGGGGAGATCaagcccaggccctgcctggccaAGTACACCCTGCAGAGGGGCCCTTTAGTGCACAGCTGAGCCTCTGCGTGACACCCGGTTTTGGAGAGGGCCGCTGAGGTCCCCCACCCTTAAGTGGCATGGCTGTTCCCACGGAACCTCTCTGAGTTCTTTCAAGTTCTCCTGCGTGTTGTGAATTCTCCATGACAATCCCGTGTCACTTTTacaatgcaaaaacaaaatgcagtttaaaagaaaagcaaagggtTTAAAAGCAGGAAGGATTAAGGATCAGGGCCAAGGGCAAGGGCTTGCCCTGGCTAGGGTAAGTGTCAGAGTCAGGGTTGGGAGCGTTGGGTGTGGGCAGGCACCTCCAGGGCAGTTGGGGACTTTGACAGGGATGCGTGGGGCACTGGGGCCGGGGGATGGATCCTCAAGCATCTCTGTCCTGTCAGATAAACATCACCAGTGCCCAGGACCCTCCACACTTCCCTGGGCCTTTCTCCATCGacgggcagggctggctgcaggcACCGGCCCAGGGCCTCAGCGGCCAGGCTCCCAAGGTGAGTATGACTCGGGACCTGGGTGTACCCGTGGATCGGGCATACAGCGGGTGAAGCCGCCGCCTCCCGGAGTTTGCTTGTTCCTGGCCTCCCGGGTCCTCTCCATGATGCTGCCTGTCCCAGACACCACGCACACCTGCATCTCCTGCCCCGTGCCAGGGCGGTGCTGGGCTCTGAGTCCAGAAAGAAGAGAGGTCCTTGGCTCTGGGAGCTCATGGTGCCTGGAACAGAAAGGAAAGCATTCAGGGCAGTCCCACAGGAAGGGAAAGTCCTGAGTAAGTGGCTAGGGCAGTCTGAAGGAGGCTAGAGAAGTTTCTTCCTTAAAAAGTCCACAtcttggccctggctagtgtggctcagtggatcgagcaccaacctgtgaaccgaaaggttgccggttcaatccccagtcaaggcacatgcctgggttgcaggccaagtccccagctgtggggcgcacaagaggcaaccacacattagtgtatctctcccgctctttctcccttgcttccccgctctctaaaagtagtaagatcttttaaaattaaaaaaaaaaacccacatcttAGTGACTGGCTCCTAGCAACTCTAAGGTGGTAAGTCACGTACCGAATGACTCATGTGTGACTCCTCTGGGGGCTGTTTGCACCCTAATGGAAGGATTCATGGCCCCAGAACGGGCCTTGGAGGAGTACGTGACAGCAGGATGACACAACTGGGTGGGGtgcgggtgggtgggggtgtgaaTGCTGGAGCTCTCTGTGGAGGTCCCGGAGGGGGTCTGCCTCTTTGAAGAGAAGGCTGGGCACAGACAGACCCGTGCTGGCCCCTGTGGTTCCCTTCCTGTCCTGTGTGCGCCCAGACCTTCCGGCTGCACGTCCTGGTGACCTGGGGAGCAGGCCGGAGCTGCGGAGGGACGCTCACAGTGCGAGTTTTGTCTGCCCCTTCCGGCCGGGTCTCCTTCCCGTAAGGCTCCCCTGCCCTGGGACGGCGGGGGCGGCGGAGTCTAGCCCCAGGGAAAAGCAGGAGTGGGTTCCGGTGCGCTGCTGGAGGGTCCCAGCCAGCTCAGGGGTGAGGGGAGTCCCAGAGGAGGGGCCTGCGGACCGCgatggggctgggggagcagggtcCCTGGAGCCGGTGCCCCTTCTGGTTTAGGGAGCGGCACCGGAGCATCACCATCCCGGAGGACCTGGTGCCTGGCAGTGAGGTGGTTCAGGTGCAGGCCCGGGGCTTGGACGTGCGCTACGAAATCCTCTCTCCGGCGCCCTGCCCGTTCTTCTCCATCGGACCCGGTGAGGGGGGCGCGGTGCGGGGTGTGGAGGGGGTAGGGGTGCCTCCGTGCGTGGCGCAGAGGTTATTCGCGCTAACCTTTCGCGCCTCCCTGGGAAAAGAGGCTGGAGCTGAGGCAGAAACTGGGGTGAGGTTGCGACTGGTGGCCCGGCCTTGGAGGGGGAGGGCGACTCTGGTGGCCAGACAGAGTGCCCTCCCGGCCCAGGGAATGAGGTGGGAggtccccacccccctcactgAGCTTGAGGCGGGGCCTAACTCTGcgtccccgcctcccaccccgcCCAGCGGACGGCGTGATTCGGACCACTGGGCCCCTAGACTTGGCACTGGCCCCAGGCGCCGCGGTCACTGTACTGCAGGTGAAGGCCTTCGAGCGGCTCCAGCCATGGGCCAGCGTCCAGCTGGAGCTCACCGTGAACGTGACTCCCGTCAACCGTTGGCCCCCGCGCTGCCACCCAGCGCTTCTGGTGTGAGTACACCCGAGCCTCACCGAGGCCATTGGGATGCCATGCCAGCCACGGCTTCCCCCCGCCCGACTCCcgctgccctctgctcccaggacTCAAGTCCCCGAGACCGTGCCCGTGGGCACCGTGCTGAGCACCTTCACGTGTGCTGACCGGGactcccctgcctccaccctcGACTACCAGCTGCGGTTTCACGGCCCTCCTGGGCTGCCCAGCCTCTGCCTTAGCGGCAGGGCTCTGAAGGTGCCCAGGGCCGGGTCCCACGCCCGCGTGCAGGGTGCTTGCAGCGGGAGGTGGCCAGGGCCTGTGAGAGCCGGACCGGGCGGGCGAAGGAGATGGTGGCAGAGCCTGCCCGCTTTGCAGCCTGGAaagcacggggcggggggtgtcTCTCCGTggaggccctggcctggggcagcCCAGCGTGGCTCGAGGCTCTCcaaggccagggctgggcctcaCCCTCCGGCCCGCCGGCCAGGTCAATGCCACACTGGACTGCGACACTCCTGGGGCCTGCTTTCAGCTGGCAGCCTCCGTCCTGGTGTTCGATGGCGGTCAGCCCCCGATGACCAGTGAGTGACCGTATCCGGGCCTGGACATTCCCGACAGGGCTTTTCCGTCCCCCTCTCCCCATTCTCGGGACAGGGTCATCTCTCCTCCCTCCAAAACCGATGGGGCTGTTTGTGTCCATGTTGGACCCCGAGGGCGGGGCGTGTCACTCCGACcagaccctctcccctcccaccagacCGTCTGCCTCCTTAGACCCCCAGGGCCGGGTCCTGTCTCCCTCCTCAgccccctggggcagggctgggcaccccaggccTGCTTCTTGACTGCCTAACGGCCTGCAGCCGAGGTGCCAGTGCTGGTGACGGTGACACCGGTCAACGAGTTCTCCCCAGCTTGCGCTCCACGCGTGTTCCGGGTCCGCGAGGACGCGGGGCCCCGCACCCTGCTGGGCTCTGTGGCGGGCACGGACAGGGATTACCCGCACGACCGCGTGCAGTACTCCAGCCCTGGCGGGTCCGCCACCTTTGCCGTGGACCACCTCAGTGGTACTTCCTCCCCGGGGCTGGGGCGCAGGGTTGGAGCCAGAGTGCCTCTGCAGGCTGGGGCCACCACGGTTCCCGCTTCTAGGGGAGGTTCGCCTCCTGGGGCCGCTGGACTACGAGCAGCAGAGGCTGCACAGGCTCACTGTCCTGGTGACCGACCAGCGCGGGGACCGGGACGCCGCCCACCGCCGCTCCGGCTCCTGCACGGTGACCATCGAGGTGGAGGTGATGGAGCCCCGAGGCCTTGGGGAGAATCGGAAAGGGTTCAGAGCTCCCTCTCACGTTCCGATTTTtccctctgtgcctcactttcttCCGTCGGTtggctggagggggcagggcctcGGGTGGGAAGCTCAGGGCCTGTTGCCTGACTCCTGCGCTCcagctgtggtgggaggggcctggggacgCGGGGACCCGGTGACCTGGCGACCTTCCTGCAGGACGTGAACGACCATGCTCCCGAGTGCGAGCCCCCGTTTCAGGAGCTCACCATCCACACCTCCCCGGGCCGTAGCTCGGAGGTGACCAAGGTGTCGTGTCGGGTCCCTCAGGAGCCACAGCGCCTGGCCTTCTCCTACAGCATCGTGGGAGGtgagcctggggcgggggcagcgggcTGTGGGAGAGGAGCGGGCAGGGCCGGCCACGgcccccttctcctgcccctgtGCTCTCAGGGAACAGTCAGAGCCGGTTCAGCCTGCGCGGGGCCGTGCTGGTGCACAGCGACGGGGCGGCGGGGCCCCCCCTGCTGGAGCAGCCCCGCACTTACGAGCTGCTGATCCGTGCGGCCGACGCaggcccctccgccccccacctcAGCACCACAGCCACCGTCATCGTGCACGTGGTCCCCTGGAGGGCCAGCACGGCGGCCACCagcacccacagagccacagtgaGGGGGGTCCTTGGGCCCTTAGGCAGTGGGAAGAGAGGGTCACGGAGGGTGACAAGACCCAGTTTTCCAGGGGGGACGGTGGGGGAAGGCTCTCCGGAGGGAACCACTGAGTGCAGAGAGCGACACAGGAGAACaagtctggggtggggtgggggggcgccgaGCCCTTGGCGGGGGCTGCAGGCCGGATGACCAGGGCGCTTTGGCAGGGCAGTGGCGAGGCTGTGGTCCCCGTTTCAGGTGCCTTCCGCAGGGACACCGCTGCTCGTGACAGACACAGAGGCCTTCTGGCAGCCGGAGCCCTGGTTCGTGGCGGCGCTGACGGTGACCGGCGCCCTTCTCCTCTGGACTCTGGGCTGGATCCTCAGCGGGCTCCTCCGGGGGTAGGGCGCCTGCCCCGCGTGCCccgcctcccccggccccccatGGGCCGCTCCCGTGAGCGGCGGTTTCGGCCCCGATTTGGTAACAGTGCTCACAGCGATGAGCGGACAAACCGATGTCAAACAGCGCTGCCCTCCCCCCGGAGGTTgtctggggaggcagagagacgCCGGAGGACTCTGTCTCCGCCGTGGGCAGAGCCCGGCCTTGGAAAGGGGAGGGTGTGGGCGAGGCCCAGGGCTTCACACGGGGCGTGTTGCACATTGGGCATTgaccctcttcctttcccctgccCTCCACTGGAAACCTGACCTAGCCCTGAGACTTTGAGCTTCCTGTGGACACAGGGCTAAAcccgggggtggtgggggtggcagcGTGGACTCTGTAGACGCACGCTGGCTCTCTCCAATACAAAGGGGCAGATGAATGGCGCGGGGCCCTGGAGCTAGCGGGGGTGCTGCCCTCACGCCTGGCCCCCCTTCCTGGCGTTTTAGGTCGGCCCGGGGGCTACAGACACCCAGCAAACCAGCCCAGGCTCTGCGACTGAGCAGGTCGGCCTCCTATGCATGCCTCTGCACCAGGAAGTCTGTTCCTTAAACTCAGGCTGGGGCAGAGCCTCATCCTGCACTCCTGCTCCTGCTTTGCTCCAGCATCCGGGGAACCGAGGGGTCCGCGGAGGGGTCCACGGAGGCACCAAAGACGGAGACACAGCAGGCACCCAGCAGCATCATGGGCCTCGTATGTCCACCCCCCGCCGCTTGTAGGGGGGCACTGAGGCTGCTCTAGAGTACTCCCCTGCCAAACCAGACCCCTCCCTTCGGAGGGCCACCCCTGGGGGAGCGACCACCCCAGTAGCGCAAGGACACAGGGGCAAGTGGGCTCCTGAGCCCGTGGACGGGGTTCACCCCATTGTGCCCTCTCATTTTCCCCTCAGCAGCATTTCGATGGCAGAGCACAGGACGCCCGTGAGTCCCTTCCTCCCAAACCACTCCCCACCTGGACCCACTGTCCCTCCTTCCCCCGTCTCAGTGTCTCCTACCACCAAGCACCCACCGTCCGATCTACTCTTTCCCTGAATGGGGTCCGTTCTCGCTCCCACTCACCTTCCAGCCCACGTTTGTCAAACACCTGCGGGGCCAGGAAATGACTCAGAGCCACTCTTGTTCCTGCCCTCGGGAGCAGGGGGGGCGGTGGTGAGGGCGAGGCCCCCAGGTACTCTGTTGTCACCAATGAACCAAGGCAGAGTAATCTGGCTCTGGGTTTAGGGGAGCTGGTGTCCAGTTTTGCAGAACCCAGAATATGCTTCCTCTGCCTTTGAGCGGGACCTCACGGGATTTtctgagaaaggagggaggggacaggttGGATTAAGCAGAAGGCGGGTCACACCCAGGGTCCTGGGACATCTCCTACccttgggggagggaggcagctctGCTGAGaccccagcaggcccagcagtgccccctccctcctgcccatgCATCCGAGCTCAGGCACAGGCAGAGATTACCTGTTCAGCACGCGCACGGGAGCCCGGCGCTGGCTCTGAGGCCAGGAAGCTTCTTCACCATGTGGGAATTTCCCCTTCACGTCGTCCCGGGCTGTGCTTTCAAGTTGAttcaataataaacaaaattacaAGCAGGAAAGTCCCAGCCTCGGAACCCGCATGTGGGAGCAGCTCTGAGATCTGTGGGTCCTTGTTCTCCCTGGGAGAACTCCCTGCCTTGTGGGAACACTCTAGGGAGTGgcgtggttcttttttttttaaaagattttatttatttatctttagagagaaggaaagggagggagaaagaggaggagagaaacttCGAGGTGGGAGACAAACAtcatgggttgcctcttgcacgcccctaactggggacctggtctgaaacccaggcatgtgccccgactggcgacctttcagttttcggggggacacccaacccactgaaccgtACCAGTCAGGGTGGGGAAGGTTATTTTTAAGAAGGCACCGTGTGGTGCTCTGACTGACAGTGATTAATGCTCTGCAGAGGTAAGGGCCTGTTAGCTTTGTCAGGACTGCGGGGGCCTGTCCCCTCAGAGGCCACCTGCTCCGGCTGGTGAGAGGGCCCTGGAGCTTCCTTTTTCCACCAAGAAGAGGATGTCGTTGCGGCGGTTTGTCCACCATGTGTGGAGGTTTTCCTAGGCAGGGCCTGGAGTTTTGCACTGAGGGGTGGGTTGGCGCGGACTTCAGAA
This DNA window, taken from Phyllostomus discolor isolate MPI-MPIP mPhyDis1 chromosome 7, mPhyDis1.pri.v3, whole genome shotgun sequence, encodes the following:
- the CDHR4 gene encoding cadherin-related family member 4 isoform X2, coding for MVLFRPLALLLALVVADRHCLPWSVSISERQGPGAVFQSLSLNCSSHVPTLKLLRVRPPTTFFDALNLSVTTWQGTYMGKLTLNNTARLDTLAVSHYELQLQVTCGTLVMEGPLSVDVQRDPDHIQCAGRFISPVIQVPETVTPGARLYTLLLPDLRLQGAQINITSAQDPPHFPGPFSIDGQGWLQAPAQGLSGQAPKTFRLHVLVTWGAGRSCGGTLTVRVLSAPSGRVSFPERHRSITIPEDLVPGSEVVQVQARGLDVRYEILSPAPCPFFSIGPADGVIRTTGPLDLALAPGAAVTVLQVKAFERLQPWASVQLELTVNVTPVNRWPPRCHPALLVTQVPETVPVGTVLSTFTCADRDSPASTLDYQLRFHGPPGLPSLCLSGRALKVNATLDCDTPGACFQLAASVLVFDGGQPPMTTEVPVLVTVTPVNEFSPACAPRVFRVREDAGPRTLLGSVAGTDRDYPHDRVQYSSPGGSATFAVDHLSGEVRLLGPLDYEQQRLHRLTVLVTDQRGDRDAAHRRSGSCTVTIEVEDVNDHAPECEPPFQELTIHTSPGRSSEVTKVSCRVPQEPQRLAFSYSIVGGNSQSRFSLRGAVLVHSDGAAGPPLLEQPRTYELLIRAADAGPSAPHLSTTATVIVHVVPWRASTAATSTHRATVPSAGTPLLVTDTEAFWQPEPWFVAALTVTGALLLWTLGWILSGLLRGSARGLQTPSKPAQALRLSSIRGTEGSAEGSTEAPKTETQQAPSSIMGLHFDGRAQDARESLPPKPLPTWTHCPSFPRLSVSYHQAPTVRSTLSLNGVRSRSHSPSSPRLSNTCGARK
- the CDHR4 gene encoding cadherin-related family member 4 isoform X1, with amino-acid sequence MVLFRPLALLLALVVADRHCLPWSVSISERQGPGAVFQSLSLNCSSHVPTLKLLRVRPPTTFFDALNLSVTTWQGTYMGKLTLNNTARLDTLAVSHYELQLQVTCGTLVMEGPLSVDVQRDPDHIQCAGRFISPVIQVPETVTPGARLYTLLLPDLRLQGAQINITSAQDPPHFPGPFSIDGQGWLQAPAQGLSGQAPKTFRLHVLVTWGAGRSCGGTLTVRVLSAPSGRVSFPERHRSITIPEDLVPGSEVVQVQARGLDVRYEILSPAPCPFFSIGPADGVIRTTGPLDLALAPGAAVTVLQVKAFERLQPWASVQLELTVNVTPVNRWPPRCHPALLVTQVPETVPVGTVLSTFTCADRDSPASTLDYQLRFHGPPGLPSLCLSGRALKVNATLDCDTPGACFQLAASVLVFDGGQPPMTTEVPVLVTVTPVNEFSPACAPRVFRVREDAGPRTLLGSVAGTDRDYPHDRVQYSSPGGSATFAVDHLSGEVRLLGPLDYEQQRLHRLTVLVTDQRGDRDAAHRRSGSCTVTIEVEDVNDHAPECEPPFQELTIHTSPGRSSEVTKVSCRVPQEPQRLAFSYSIVGGNSQSRFSLRGAVLVHSDGAAGPPLLEQPRTYELLIRAADAGPSAPHLSTTATVIVHVVPWRASTAATSTHRATVPSAGTPLLVTDTEAFWQPEPWFVAALTVTGALLLWTLGWILSGLLRGSARGLQTPSKPAQALRLSSIRGTEGSAEGSTEAPKTETQQAPSSIMGLQHFDGRAQDARESLPPKPLPTWTHCPSFPRLSVSYHQAPTVRSTLSLNGVRSRSHSPSSPRLSNTCGARK
- the CDHR4 gene encoding cadherin-related family member 4 isoform X3, with the translated sequence MVLFRPLALLLALVVADRHCLPWSVSISERQGPGAVFQSLSLNCSSHVPTLKLLRVRPPTTFFDALNLSVTTWQGTYMGKLTLNNTARLDTLAVSHYELQLQVTCGTLVMEGPLSVDVQRDPDHIQCAGRFISPVIQVPETVTPGARLYTLLLPDLRLQGAQINITSAQDPPHFPGPFSIDGQGWLQAPAQGLSGQAPKTFRLHVLVTWGAGRSCGGTLTVRVLSAPSGRVSFPERHRSITIPEDLVPGSEVVQVQARGLDVRYEILSPAPCPFFSIGPDGVIRTTGPLDLALAPGAAVTVLQVKAFERLQPWASVQLELTVNVTPVNRWPPRCHPALLVTQVPETVPVGTVLSTFTCADRDSPASTLDYQLRFHGPPGLPSLCLSGRALKVNATLDCDTPGACFQLAASVLVFDGGQPPMTTEVPVLVTVTPVNEFSPACAPRVFRVREDAGPRTLLGSVAGTDRDYPHDRVQYSSPGGSATFAVDHLSGEVRLLGPLDYEQQRLHRLTVLVTDQRGDRDAAHRRSGSCTVTIEVEDVNDHAPECEPPFQELTIHTSPGRSSEVTKVSCRVPQEPQRLAFSYSIVGGNSQSRFSLRGAVLVHSDGAAGPPLLEQPRTYELLIRAADAGPSAPHLSTTATVIVHVVPWRASTAATSTHRATVPSAGTPLLVTDTEAFWQPEPWFVAALTVTGALLLWTLGWILSGLLRGSARGLQTPSKPAQALRLSSIRGTEGSAEGSTEAPKTETQQAPSSIMGLQHFDGRAQDARESLPPKPLPTWTHCPSFPRLSVSYHQAPTVRSTLSLNGVRSRSHSPSSPRLSNTCGARK
- the CDHR4 gene encoding cadherin-related family member 4 isoform X4; amino-acid sequence: MVLFRPLALLLALVVADRHCLPWSVSISERQGPGAVFQSLSLNCSSHVPTLKLLRVRPPTTFFDALNLSVTTWQGTYMGKLTLNNTARLDTLAVSHYELQLQVTCGTLVMEGPLSVDVQRDPDHIQCAGRFISPVIQVPETVTPGARLYTLLLPDLRLQGAQINITSAQDPPHFPGPFSIDGQGWLQAPAQGLSGQAPKTFRLHVLVTWGAGRSCGGTLTVRVLSAPSGRVSFPERHRSITIPEDLVPGSEVVQVQARGLDVRYEILSPAPCPFFSIGPADGVIRTTGPLDLALAPGAAVTVLQVKAFERLQPWASVQLELTVNVTPVNRWPPRCHPALLVTQVPETVPVGTVLSTFTCADRDSPASTLDYQLRFHGPPGLPSLCLSGRALKVNATLDCDTPGACFQLAASVLVFDGGQPPMTTEVPVLVTVTPVNEFSPACAPRVFRVREDAGPRTLLGSVAGTDRDYPHDRVQYSSPGGSATFAVDHLSGEVRLLGPLDYEQQRLHRLTVLVTDQRGDRDAAHRRSGSCTVTIEVEDVNDHAPECEPPFQELTIHTSPGRSSEVTKVSCRVPQEPQRLAFSYSIVGGNSQSRFSLRGAVLVHSDGAAGPPLLEQPRTYELLIRAADAGPSAPHLSTTATVIVHVVPWRASTAATSTHRATVPSAGTPLLVTDTEAFWQPEPWFVAALTVTGALLLWTLGWILSGLLRGSARGLQTPSKPAQALRLSSIRGTEGSAEGSTEAPKTETQQAPSSIMGLQHFDGRAQDARTGRDYLFSTRTGARRWL
- the CDHR4 gene encoding cadherin-related family member 4 isoform X5 gives rise to the protein MVLFRPLALLLALVVADRHCLPWSVSISERQGPGAVFQSLSLNCSSHVPTLKLLRVRPPTTFFDALNLSVTTWQGTYMGKLTLNNTARLDTLAVSHYELQLQVTCGTLVMEGPLSVDVQRDPDHIQCAGRFISPVIQVPETVTPGARLYTLLLPDLRLQGAQINITSAQDPPHFPGPFSIDGQGWLQAPAQGLSGQAPKTFRLHVLVTWGAGRSCGGTLTVRVLSAPSGRVSFPERHRSITIPEDLVPGSEVVQVQARGLDVRYEILSPAPCPFFSIGPADGVIRTTGPLDLALAPGAAVTVLQVKAFERLQPWASVQLELTVNVTPVNRWPPRCHPALLVTQVPETVPVGTVLSTFTCADRDSPASTLDYQLRFHGPPGLPSLCLSGRALKVNATLDCDTPGACFQLAASVLVFDGGQPPMTTEVPVLVTVTPVNEFSPACAPRVFRVREDAGPRTLLGSVAGTDRDYPHDRVQYSSPGGSATFAVDHLSGEVRLLGPLDYEQQRLHRLTVLVTDQRGDRDAAHRRSGSCTVTIEVEDVNDHAPECEPPFQELTIHTSPGRSSEVTKVSCRVPQEPQRLAFSYSIVGGNSQSRFSLRGAVLVHSDGAAGPPLLEQPRTYELLIRAADAGPSAPHLSTTATVIVHVVPWRASTAATSTHRATVPSAGTPLLVTDTEAFWQPEPWFVAALTVTGALLLWTLGWILSGLLRGSARGLQTPSKPAQALRLSSIRGTEGSAEGSTEAPKTETQQAPSSIMGLHFDGRAQDARTGRDYLFSTRTGARRWL